A window of the Canis lupus baileyi chromosome 1, mCanLup2.hap1, whole genome shotgun sequence genome harbors these coding sequences:
- the LOC140638003 gene encoding uncharacterized protein produces MAQSFSASGCRSHTGSSRPRSRFSTLTPELLVQAPAVTRQSHRLKPRPLPQPQRKGQEPVQPSAVKTAVWAERRARSVYLCRRFPSAAWGQKDPSGQGEGPGSLAAYQTRPAAEEAEEAEGEKTESNAASCSTEYIAPEARRQRARGSTGGAREAASRAESAVRLLGRRSPSRLAFRWVGQQASNWTPHPPSQTRPYIYLPRDFQLRRRISREISLLNCHRHLAITQSRLTWAEPSSCHLYRGKPVSQCLRQLQVSRSLISPACLVRVLRRQRDPKSPSGVL; encoded by the coding sequence atggccCAAAGTTTCTCAGCAAGTGGCTGTCGGAGCCACACTGGATCCAGTCGGCCTCGGTCCAGGTTCTCAACACTGACTCCTGAGCTACTGGTCCAGGCTCCAGCCGTCACTCGGCAGAGCCACAGGTTAAAACCCcgacccctgccccagccccaacGGAAAGGGCAGGAACCGGTCCAACCCAGCGCAGTGAAGACAGCCGTGTGGGCCGAGAGGCGCGCTCGGAGCGTGTACCTTTGCCGGCGTTTTCCGAGCGCAGCTTGGGGGCAGAAGGATCCATCcggccagggggaggggccgggcagCCTGGCGGCGTACCAAACGCGACCGGcggcggaggaggcggaggaggcggagggCGAGAAGACTGAGTCCAATGCCGCTTCCTGCAGCACTGAGTACATCGCCCCGGAAGCGCGGCGCCAGCGGGCGAGGGGGAGCACAGGTGGAGCCCGAGAGGCGGCGTCCAGGGCGGAGAGCGCTGTGAGGCTGCTAGGGCGGCGCTCACCTAGTCGTCTCGCGTTCCGCTGGGTGGGACAGCAAGCCAGCAATTGGACCCCTCACCCTCCCTCTCAGACTCGGCCCTACATCTACCTTCCCCGCGACTTTCAGCTCAGACGCAGAATATCCCGCGAGATCAGCCTCCTGAACTGTCACCGGCATCTCGCGATAACACAATCTCGGCTCACATGGGCGGAGCCATCTTCCTGCCATCTTTACCGCGGGAAACCGGTATCACAATGTCTTCGACAGTTGCAAGTATCGCGAAGCTTGATCTCGCCCGCTTGCCTGGTGCGGGTTTTGAGGAGGCAGAGAGACCCTAAGTCACCTTCCGGCGTGCTCTAG